A window from Citrus sinensis cultivar Valencia sweet orange chromosome 3, DVS_A1.0, whole genome shotgun sequence encodes these proteins:
- the LOC102624602 gene encoding uncharacterized protein LOC102624602 isoform X4: MATSAFKSTTKRTPIATSSNSTTDDSSSSSNRSTTAHRRSRSLSRFSRPLPAHDVFSEDAPRGKFVNTVRGSGFPEISLDDLAIEFFDSSADRGRSGSSSNSDVRGRKDVGDTGSGCGGSVRRGRSVSRQATKGNGGDSSAGGRVISGSNNNTGNNNSRRRRSVSAVRYQISDSESQSSALTDDEVRDSRCAKNGIERTIQAVYAQKKLEHPIGDDLNGGLYDVMRKELRHAVEEIKMELEQGMTKTKTNDKCLQSKNIGALQTASTIRRNYAAKLEQSEKRKQELLAEILLEEQRGRELSKIVQELLPDPKVSVVEKPSCARKRSNDRSRVSKRLTEEAEKYFEDFISNVEDTDISSLDGERSDTSSTLGGITKTETFQSPTMSKPLPAEMDGVVLPWLQWETTNDASSQSCKTKTQPQATPKTKFLDGCQESTAQDLSYHSNSSRGSWSPVVLDVSSINFGEDKWSKYVEPESCQSQLMPNGTTRFHRDVDEYLKLQKDEDFLLERWRQKQRINSGGFLLCNQMFF; this comes from the exons ATGGCGACGTCAGCGTTTAAATCCACTACGAAGAGGACGCCTATCGCGACGTCATCGAACTCGACGACTGATGACTCCTCGTCCTCGTCCAACCGGAGCACCACAGCTCACCGCCGCTCCAGAAGCCTCAGCCGATTCTCGAGGCCGCTGCCGGCGCACGATGTGTTTTCCGAGGATGCTCCGAGAGGGAAGTTCGTGAACACGGTGAGAGGATCGGGTTTCCCGGAAATCAGCCTGGACGATCTGGCGATTGAGTTCTTTGACTCTTCCGCCGATAGAGGAAGGTCGGGTTCTTCGAGTAACAGCGACGTCAGAGGTAGAAAAGATGTTGGGGATACTGGTAGCGGCTGCGGAGGGAGTGTGAGACGAGGGAGGTCGGTTTCGAGGCAGGCAACCAAGGGCAACGGCGGTGATTCTTCTGCTGGAGGAAGGGTGATTTCCGgaagtaataataataccgGCAATAATAATTCGAGGAGGAGAAGGTCCGTCTCGGCGGTTCGGTATCAGATTAGCGATTCTGAG AGCCAGTCTTCAGCCCTAACTGACGATGAAGTGAGGGATTCTCGTTGTGCCAAAAATGGAATTGAGAGGACCATACAAGCGGTTTATGCGCAGAAGAAG CTAGAGCATCCCATTGGGGATGATTTGAATGGTGGGTTGTATGATGTCATGCGGAAAGAACTTAGACATGCTGTGGAGGAGATCAAGATGGAGCTTGAACAA GGAAtgaccaaaacaaaaacaaatgataaatgtttGCAGTCCAAAAACATTGGTGCTCTTCAGACTGCTTCTACCATCAGAAGGAACTATGCAGCAAAACTAGAACAG TCAGAGAAGCGTAAACAAGAACTATTAGCTGAAATACTGTTGGAGGAACAACGTGGTAGGGAACTTTCTAAGATTGTACAGGAATTACTGCCAGATCCAAAAGTCTCAGTTGTAGAAAAACCGTCTTGTGCGAGAAAG AGGAGTAATGACAGAAGTAGGGTGTCTAAGCGATTGACAGAAGAGGCAGAAAAATACTTCGAGGACTTCATTTCAAATGTAGAAGATACGGATATTTCATCATTAGACGGAGAGAGGAGTGATACAAGTTCAACTCTTGGAGGAATAACAAAGACGGAAACATTTCAGAGTCCAACAATGTCTAAGCCTCTTCCTGCCGAAATGGATGGGGTTGTTCTGCCTTGGTTGCAGTGGGAGACTACCAATGATGCTTCTTCCCAATCTTGCAAGACCAAGACCCAACCACAGGCAACTccaaaaactaaatttttggaTGGGTGCCAG GAATCAACTGCACAGGATTTAAGTTATCATTCCAACAGCAGCCGTGGGAGTTGGAGCCCGGTAGTTTTGGATGTATCTTCAATAAATTTCGGAGAAGATAAATGGAGTAAATATGTAGAACCTGAAAGTTGCCAAAGCCAGTTAATGCCAAATGGAACAACAAGGTTCCACCGCGACGTAGATGAGTATCTCAAACTTCAGAAAGATGAGGATTTTCTCCTCGAAAGATGGAGGCAAAAACAGAGAATCAATTCTGGCGGTTTCCTTCTGTGCAACCAGATGTTCTTTTAG
- the LOC127901322 gene encoding lysine histidine transporter-like 2 encodes MNSQSYHIYADKITLLTYEILSFNYSYSVIAWVACLHKGALPNVDYGLRASKTTGNVFNFFSALGDVAFAFAGHNVVLEIQASIPSTPEKPSKKPMWKGVVIAYLLVAFCYFPVAMVGYWAFGNQVEDNVLMSLEKPRWLIAAANLFVVVHVIGSYQVYAMPVFDMLEAFLVKKLHFKPTRILRFLTRTIYVGEQQTLHPPPNFSFMHAC; translated from the coding sequence ATGAACTCACAGTCATATCATATATATGCTGATAAAATTACTTTGCTGACATATGAAATTTTGTCGTTCAATTACAGTTACTCTGTTATTGCTTGGGTAGCTTGTCTTCATAAAGGGGCTCTACCAAATGTCGATTATGGACTCAGGGCATCAAAAACAACAGGAAACGTGTTCAATTTCTTCAGTGCGTTGGGCGATGTGGCTTTTGCCTTTGCTGGGCACAATGTGGTCTTGGAGATTCAGGCATCGATCCCTTCTACGCCGGAGAAACCGTCGAAGAAACCAATGTGGAAAGGAGTTGTTATTGCTTATCTCCTTGTTGCCTTCTGCTATTTCCCAGTTGCTATGGTTGGTTATTGGGCGTTTGGCAACCAAGTTGAGGACAACGTACTCATGTCCCTTGAGAAGCCTCGTTGGCTAATTGCAGCTGCTAACCTGTTTGTTGTTGTTCATGTCATTGGAAGCTATCAGGTTTACGCCATGCCAGTGTTTGATATGTTGGAAGCATTTCTGGTGAAGAAGCTGCATTTCAAACCAACCAGGATTCTTCGCTTCCTCACACGAACTATATATGTTGGTGAGCAGCAAACATTGCATCCTCCTCCCAACTTTAGCTTCATGCATGCGTGTTGA
- the LOC102624602 gene encoding uncharacterized protein LOC102624602 isoform X2: MATSAFKSTTKRTPIATSSNSTTDDSSSSSNRSTTAHRRSRSLSRFSRPLPAHDVFSEDAPRGKFVNTVRGSGFPEISLDDLAIEFFDSSADRGRSGSSSNSDVRGRKDVGDTGSGCGGSVRRGRSVSRQATKGNGGDSSAGGRVISGSNNNTGNNNSRRRRSVSAVRYQISDSESELDHSQNSGNRSSLKNNINSYGLSALSQRPAAASHGPALRRSLSHKDLKYNDGYSSQSSALTDDEVRDSRCAKNGIERTIQAVYAQKKLEHPIGDDLNGGLYDVMRKELRHAVEEIKMELEQGMTKTKTNDKCLQSKNIGALQTASTIRRNYAAKLEQSEKRKQELLAEILLEEQRGRELSKIVQELLPDPKVSVVEKPSCARKRSNDRSRVSKRLTEEAEKYFEDFISNVEDTDISSLDGERSDTSSTLGGITKTETFQSPTMSKPLPAEMDGVVLPWLQWETTNDASSQSCKTKTQPQATPKTKFLDGCQDLSYHSNSSRGSWSPVVLDVSSINFGEDKWSKYVEPESCQSQLMPNGTTRFHRDVDEYLKLQKDEDFLLERWRQKQRINSGGFLLCNQMFF; the protein is encoded by the exons ATGGCGACGTCAGCGTTTAAATCCACTACGAAGAGGACGCCTATCGCGACGTCATCGAACTCGACGACTGATGACTCCTCGTCCTCGTCCAACCGGAGCACCACAGCTCACCGCCGCTCCAGAAGCCTCAGCCGATTCTCGAGGCCGCTGCCGGCGCACGATGTGTTTTCCGAGGATGCTCCGAGAGGGAAGTTCGTGAACACGGTGAGAGGATCGGGTTTCCCGGAAATCAGCCTGGACGATCTGGCGATTGAGTTCTTTGACTCTTCCGCCGATAGAGGAAGGTCGGGTTCTTCGAGTAACAGCGACGTCAGAGGTAGAAAAGATGTTGGGGATACTGGTAGCGGCTGCGGAGGGAGTGTGAGACGAGGGAGGTCGGTTTCGAGGCAGGCAACCAAGGGCAACGGCGGTGATTCTTCTGCTGGAGGAAGGGTGATTTCCGgaagtaataataataccgGCAATAATAATTCGAGGAGGAGAAGGTCCGTCTCGGCGGTTCGGTATCAGATTAGCGATTCTGAG AGTGAGTTAGATCATTCTCAGAATTCAGGCAATCGTTCTAGTCTGAAGAATAACATTAATAGCTATGGTCTGTCGGCCTTATCACAGAGGCCTGCAGCTGCAAGTCATGGGCCAGCATTGAGAAGGTCCCTTAGCCATAAAGACTTGAAGTACAATGATGGCTATTCT AGCCAGTCTTCAGCCCTAACTGACGATGAAGTGAGGGATTCTCGTTGTGCCAAAAATGGAATTGAGAGGACCATACAAGCGGTTTATGCGCAGAAGAAG CTAGAGCATCCCATTGGGGATGATTTGAATGGTGGGTTGTATGATGTCATGCGGAAAGAACTTAGACATGCTGTGGAGGAGATCAAGATGGAGCTTGAACAA GGAAtgaccaaaacaaaaacaaatgataaatgtttGCAGTCCAAAAACATTGGTGCTCTTCAGACTGCTTCTACCATCAGAAGGAACTATGCAGCAAAACTAGAACAG TCAGAGAAGCGTAAACAAGAACTATTAGCTGAAATACTGTTGGAGGAACAACGTGGTAGGGAACTTTCTAAGATTGTACAGGAATTACTGCCAGATCCAAAAGTCTCAGTTGTAGAAAAACCGTCTTGTGCGAGAAAG AGGAGTAATGACAGAAGTAGGGTGTCTAAGCGATTGACAGAAGAGGCAGAAAAATACTTCGAGGACTTCATTTCAAATGTAGAAGATACGGATATTTCATCATTAGACGGAGAGAGGAGTGATACAAGTTCAACTCTTGGAGGAATAACAAAGACGGAAACATTTCAGAGTCCAACAATGTCTAAGCCTCTTCCTGCCGAAATGGATGGGGTTGTTCTGCCTTGGTTGCAGTGGGAGACTACCAATGATGCTTCTTCCCAATCTTGCAAGACCAAGACCCAACCACAGGCAACTccaaaaactaaatttttggaTGGGTGCCAG GATTTAAGTTATCATTCCAACAGCAGCCGTGGGAGTTGGAGCCCGGTAGTTTTGGATGTATCTTCAATAAATTTCGGAGAAGATAAATGGAGTAAATATGTAGAACCTGAAAGTTGCCAAAGCCAGTTAATGCCAAATGGAACAACAAGGTTCCACCGCGACGTAGATGAGTATCTCAAACTTCAGAAAGATGAGGATTTTCTCCTCGAAAGATGGAGGCAAAAACAGAGAATCAATTCTGGCGGTTTCCTTCTGTGCAACCAGATGTTCTTTTAG
- the LOC102625265 gene encoding lysine histidine transporter 1-like, giving the protein MAETQKRKEAAPENEKALNDWLPITKSRNAKWWYSAFHNVTAMVGAGVLGLPYAMSEIGWGPGIAVIVLSWIITLYTLWQMVEMHEMVPGKRFDRYYELGQHAFGEKLGLWIIVPQQLLVEVGVDIMYMLTGGQCLKKFHDTVCPSCKDIRLTYFIMIFASVHFVLSHLPSFNSVAVVSLAAAVMSIRYM; this is encoded by the exons atggcggAAACTCAGAAGCGGAAAGAAGCAGCACCAGAGAATGAAAAAGCACTGAACGATTGGCTTCCCATCACAAAGTCTCGTAATGCAAAATGGTGGTACTCTGCTTTCCACAATGTCACCGCCATGGTTGGTGCCGGAGTTTTGGGTCTCCCGTATGCCATGTCTGAAATTGGATG GGGTCCTGGGATTGCCGTAATAGTTTTGTCCTGGATCATCACTCTATATACGTTGTGGCAAATGGTGGAGATGCATGAGATGGTGCCTGGAAAAAGATTCGACAGGTATTATGAGCTGGGGCAGCATGCATTTGGTGAAAAGCTAGGGCTTTGGATCATAGTACCCCAGCAACTGTTGGTTGAAGTTGGTGTGGACATTATGTACATGCTTACCGGCGGTCAATGTTTGAAGAAATTCCATGATACCGTTTGCCCTAGCTGCAAAGATATCAGACTCACCTACTTCATCATGATTTTTGCTTCTGTCCACTTTGTTCTTTCTCATCTCCCCAGCTTCAATTCCGTCGCGGTAGTGTCACTAGCAGCTGCTGTTATGTCCATAAGGTATATGTGA
- the LOC102624117 gene encoding glyceraldehyde-3-phosphate dehydrogenase GAPC1, cytosolic, with translation MGKVKIGINGFGRIGRLVARVILQRDDVELVAVNDPFITTDYMTYMFKYDSVHGQWKHHELKVKDDKTLLFGEKPVTVFGVRNPEEIPWAETGAEYVVESTGVFTDKDKAAAHLKGGAKKVIISAPSKDAPMFVVGVNEHEYKPELNIVSNASCTTNCLAPLAKVIHDKFGIVEGLMTTVHSITATQKTVDGPSSKDWRGGRAASFNIIPSSTGAAKAVGKVLPALNGKLTGMAFRVPTVDVSVVDLTVRLEKDASYDEIKAAIKAESEGKLKGILGYTEDDVVSTDFVGDSRSSIFDAKAGIALSKKFVKLVSWYDNEWGYSTRVVDLIVHMAKTQ, from the exons ATGg GGAAGGTCAAGATCGGAATCAACG GATTCGGAAGAATTGGTAGGCTGGTGGCAAGAGTCATCTTGCAGAGGGACGATGTTGAACTCGTTGCTGTTAATGATCCCTTTATCACAACCGATTACATG ACATACATGTTTAAGTACGACAGTGTTCACGGTCAATGGAAGCACCATGAATTGAAGGTTAAGGACGATAAGACCCTTCTCTTTGGTGAGAAGCCTGTCACTGTTTTCGGTGTTAG GAACCCAGAGGAGATCCCATGGGCTGAGACTGGAGCCGAGTATGTTGTGGAGTCGACTGGAGTCTTTACAGACAAGGATAAGGCTGCTGCCCATTTGAAG GGTGGTGCTAAGAAAGTTATCATCTCAGCCCCCAGCAAGGATGCTCCTATGTTTGTTGTGGGTGTCAATGAGCACGAGTACAAACCAGAGCTCAACATTGTGTCCAATGCTAGCTGCACCACCAACTGCCTTGCTCCCCTTGCTAAg GTCATTCATGACAAGTTTGGCATTGTTGAGGGTTTGATGACCACTGTTCACTCTATTACCG CGACCCAAAAAACTGTGGATGGGCCATCATCAAAGGATTGGAGAGGTGGCAGGGCTGCTTCATTCAACATCATTCCTAGCAGTACTGGAGCTGCAAAG GCTGTTGGAAAGGTCTTGCCTGCTTTGAATGGAAAACTGACTGGTATGGCTTTCCGTGTACCCACTGTTGATGTCTCAGTGGTTGACCTCACAGTGAGGCTGGAGAAGGACGCTTCTTATGATGAAATCAAAGCTGCCATCAA GGCGGAGTCAGAGGGGAAACTAAAGGGTATCTTGGGATACACTGAGGATGATGTGGTATCCACCGACTTTGTTGGTGACAGTAG GTCAAGTATCTTTGATGCCAAGGCTGGTATTGCTTTGAGTAAGaaatttgtgaagcttgtctCATGGTATGACAATGAGTGGGGCTACAG TACTCGTGTGGTGGATTTGATTGTCCACATGGCGAAGACCCAGTAA
- the LOC102624602 gene encoding uncharacterized protein LOC102624602 isoform X3: protein MATSAFKSTTKRTPIATSSNSTTDDSSSSSNRSTTAHRRSRSLSRFSRPLPAHDVFSEDAPRGKFVNTVRGSGFPEISLDDLAIEFFDSSADRGRSGSSSNSDVRGRKDVGDTGSGCGGSVRRGRSVSRQATKGNGGDSSAGGRVISGSNNNTGNNNSRRRRSVSAVRYQISDSERPAAASHGPALRRSLSHKDLKYNDGYSSQSSALTDDEVRDSRCAKNGIERTIQAVYAQKKLEHPIGDDLNGGLYDVMRKELRHAVEEIKMELEQGMTKTKTNDKCLQSKNIGALQTASTIRRNYAAKLEQSEKRKQELLAEILLEEQRGRELSKIVQELLPDPKVSVVEKPSCARKRSNDRSRVSKRLTEEAEKYFEDFISNVEDTDISSLDGERSDTSSTLGGITKTETFQSPTMSKPLPAEMDGVVLPWLQWETTNDASSQSCKTKTQPQATPKTKFLDGCQESTAQDLSYHSNSSRGSWSPVVLDVSSINFGEDKWSKYVEPESCQSQLMPNGTTRFHRDVDEYLKLQKDEDFLLERWRQKQRINSGGFLLCNQMFF from the exons ATGGCGACGTCAGCGTTTAAATCCACTACGAAGAGGACGCCTATCGCGACGTCATCGAACTCGACGACTGATGACTCCTCGTCCTCGTCCAACCGGAGCACCACAGCTCACCGCCGCTCCAGAAGCCTCAGCCGATTCTCGAGGCCGCTGCCGGCGCACGATGTGTTTTCCGAGGATGCTCCGAGAGGGAAGTTCGTGAACACGGTGAGAGGATCGGGTTTCCCGGAAATCAGCCTGGACGATCTGGCGATTGAGTTCTTTGACTCTTCCGCCGATAGAGGAAGGTCGGGTTCTTCGAGTAACAGCGACGTCAGAGGTAGAAAAGATGTTGGGGATACTGGTAGCGGCTGCGGAGGGAGTGTGAGACGAGGGAGGTCGGTTTCGAGGCAGGCAACCAAGGGCAACGGCGGTGATTCTTCTGCTGGAGGAAGGGTGATTTCCGgaagtaataataataccgGCAATAATAATTCGAGGAGGAGAAGGTCCGTCTCGGCGGTTCGGTATCAGATTAGCGATTCTGAG AGGCCTGCAGCTGCAAGTCATGGGCCAGCATTGAGAAGGTCCCTTAGCCATAAAGACTTGAAGTACAATGATGGCTATTCT AGCCAGTCTTCAGCCCTAACTGACGATGAAGTGAGGGATTCTCGTTGTGCCAAAAATGGAATTGAGAGGACCATACAAGCGGTTTATGCGCAGAAGAAG CTAGAGCATCCCATTGGGGATGATTTGAATGGTGGGTTGTATGATGTCATGCGGAAAGAACTTAGACATGCTGTGGAGGAGATCAAGATGGAGCTTGAACAA GGAAtgaccaaaacaaaaacaaatgataaatgtttGCAGTCCAAAAACATTGGTGCTCTTCAGACTGCTTCTACCATCAGAAGGAACTATGCAGCAAAACTAGAACAG TCAGAGAAGCGTAAACAAGAACTATTAGCTGAAATACTGTTGGAGGAACAACGTGGTAGGGAACTTTCTAAGATTGTACAGGAATTACTGCCAGATCCAAAAGTCTCAGTTGTAGAAAAACCGTCTTGTGCGAGAAAG AGGAGTAATGACAGAAGTAGGGTGTCTAAGCGATTGACAGAAGAGGCAGAAAAATACTTCGAGGACTTCATTTCAAATGTAGAAGATACGGATATTTCATCATTAGACGGAGAGAGGAGTGATACAAGTTCAACTCTTGGAGGAATAACAAAGACGGAAACATTTCAGAGTCCAACAATGTCTAAGCCTCTTCCTGCCGAAATGGATGGGGTTGTTCTGCCTTGGTTGCAGTGGGAGACTACCAATGATGCTTCTTCCCAATCTTGCAAGACCAAGACCCAACCACAGGCAACTccaaaaactaaatttttggaTGGGTGCCAG GAATCAACTGCACAGGATTTAAGTTATCATTCCAACAGCAGCCGTGGGAGTTGGAGCCCGGTAGTTTTGGATGTATCTTCAATAAATTTCGGAGAAGATAAATGGAGTAAATATGTAGAACCTGAAAGTTGCCAAAGCCAGTTAATGCCAAATGGAACAACAAGGTTCCACCGCGACGTAGATGAGTATCTCAAACTTCAGAAAGATGAGGATTTTCTCCTCGAAAGATGGAGGCAAAAACAGAGAATCAATTCTGGCGGTTTCCTTCTGTGCAACCAGATGTTCTTTTAG
- the LOC102624602 gene encoding uncharacterized protein LOC102624602 isoform X1 yields MATSAFKSTTKRTPIATSSNSTTDDSSSSSNRSTTAHRRSRSLSRFSRPLPAHDVFSEDAPRGKFVNTVRGSGFPEISLDDLAIEFFDSSADRGRSGSSSNSDVRGRKDVGDTGSGCGGSVRRGRSVSRQATKGNGGDSSAGGRVISGSNNNTGNNNSRRRRSVSAVRYQISDSESELDHSQNSGNRSSLKNNINSYGLSALSQRPAAASHGPALRRSLSHKDLKYNDGYSSQSSALTDDEVRDSRCAKNGIERTIQAVYAQKKLEHPIGDDLNGGLYDVMRKELRHAVEEIKMELEQGMTKTKTNDKCLQSKNIGALQTASTIRRNYAAKLEQSEKRKQELLAEILLEEQRGRELSKIVQELLPDPKVSVVEKPSCARKRSNDRSRVSKRLTEEAEKYFEDFISNVEDTDISSLDGERSDTSSTLGGITKTETFQSPTMSKPLPAEMDGVVLPWLQWETTNDASSQSCKTKTQPQATPKTKFLDGCQESTAQDLSYHSNSSRGSWSPVVLDVSSINFGEDKWSKYVEPESCQSQLMPNGTTRFHRDVDEYLKLQKDEDFLLERWRQKQRINSGGFLLCNQMFF; encoded by the exons ATGGCGACGTCAGCGTTTAAATCCACTACGAAGAGGACGCCTATCGCGACGTCATCGAACTCGACGACTGATGACTCCTCGTCCTCGTCCAACCGGAGCACCACAGCTCACCGCCGCTCCAGAAGCCTCAGCCGATTCTCGAGGCCGCTGCCGGCGCACGATGTGTTTTCCGAGGATGCTCCGAGAGGGAAGTTCGTGAACACGGTGAGAGGATCGGGTTTCCCGGAAATCAGCCTGGACGATCTGGCGATTGAGTTCTTTGACTCTTCCGCCGATAGAGGAAGGTCGGGTTCTTCGAGTAACAGCGACGTCAGAGGTAGAAAAGATGTTGGGGATACTGGTAGCGGCTGCGGAGGGAGTGTGAGACGAGGGAGGTCGGTTTCGAGGCAGGCAACCAAGGGCAACGGCGGTGATTCTTCTGCTGGAGGAAGGGTGATTTCCGgaagtaataataataccgGCAATAATAATTCGAGGAGGAGAAGGTCCGTCTCGGCGGTTCGGTATCAGATTAGCGATTCTGAG AGTGAGTTAGATCATTCTCAGAATTCAGGCAATCGTTCTAGTCTGAAGAATAACATTAATAGCTATGGTCTGTCGGCCTTATCACAGAGGCCTGCAGCTGCAAGTCATGGGCCAGCATTGAGAAGGTCCCTTAGCCATAAAGACTTGAAGTACAATGATGGCTATTCT AGCCAGTCTTCAGCCCTAACTGACGATGAAGTGAGGGATTCTCGTTGTGCCAAAAATGGAATTGAGAGGACCATACAAGCGGTTTATGCGCAGAAGAAG CTAGAGCATCCCATTGGGGATGATTTGAATGGTGGGTTGTATGATGTCATGCGGAAAGAACTTAGACATGCTGTGGAGGAGATCAAGATGGAGCTTGAACAA GGAAtgaccaaaacaaaaacaaatgataaatgtttGCAGTCCAAAAACATTGGTGCTCTTCAGACTGCTTCTACCATCAGAAGGAACTATGCAGCAAAACTAGAACAG TCAGAGAAGCGTAAACAAGAACTATTAGCTGAAATACTGTTGGAGGAACAACGTGGTAGGGAACTTTCTAAGATTGTACAGGAATTACTGCCAGATCCAAAAGTCTCAGTTGTAGAAAAACCGTCTTGTGCGAGAAAG AGGAGTAATGACAGAAGTAGGGTGTCTAAGCGATTGACAGAAGAGGCAGAAAAATACTTCGAGGACTTCATTTCAAATGTAGAAGATACGGATATTTCATCATTAGACGGAGAGAGGAGTGATACAAGTTCAACTCTTGGAGGAATAACAAAGACGGAAACATTTCAGAGTCCAACAATGTCTAAGCCTCTTCCTGCCGAAATGGATGGGGTTGTTCTGCCTTGGTTGCAGTGGGAGACTACCAATGATGCTTCTTCCCAATCTTGCAAGACCAAGACCCAACCACAGGCAACTccaaaaactaaatttttggaTGGGTGCCAG GAATCAACTGCACAGGATTTAAGTTATCATTCCAACAGCAGCCGTGGGAGTTGGAGCCCGGTAGTTTTGGATGTATCTTCAATAAATTTCGGAGAAGATAAATGGAGTAAATATGTAGAACCTGAAAGTTGCCAAAGCCAGTTAATGCCAAATGGAACAACAAGGTTCCACCGCGACGTAGATGAGTATCTCAAACTTCAGAAAGATGAGGATTTTCTCCTCGAAAGATGGAGGCAAAAACAGAGAATCAATTCTGGCGGTTTCCTTCTGTGCAACCAGATGTTCTTTTAG